The Stigmatella erecta genome segment CGCTCTCACTCGTGGATGAACCGCTTCCGCAGGCTGCTGGTGCGCTGGGAGAAGCGCGAGGACACCTTTCTGGCCATGGTGCATCTGGCCCTGGGGCTCATCACTTGGTTCCACTTCCTACTGAGATAGTCTCTAAGCAGGTCGCGCCGTGACAAGCCAATGGCCAGATTCCCCAGTCTCCCAGGAGTCAGTGGATGGCCGCGCGCAGGCCCACGGCGGCCACCACCTGGGCCTCGCCCGCCAGGAGTGCTTCGAGCCGTTCCTTGACGGCGGCCTCGTCTCCCGAGGCTGTCACGGCCAGGCGGTAGAAGAGGGACTGGTGCCCGTCCTCGGACTGCGCCAGCTCCCCGTAGAAGCGGCGCAAGGCGGGGTCCTCCAGGCCTTCTGCGAGCAGGGACAGGCGCTCGCAGGAGCGGGCCTCGATGATGGCGGCCACCAGGAGCCGGTCCACGCGGCGCTCCGGAGAGGGGGTGCGGATGAGCTTCTGGAGCCCCTGGGCATAGGGGTCTCCGCCATCGCGGTTGAGGGTGAGCCCCCGGGCGGCCATCAGGTCGAGCACCCGGGCCAGGTGGGCGCTCTCCTCGCGCGCCAGGCGGGCCATCTGCGCGGGCAGGCCCGGTAGGTCCGGGTAGGCCTGGAGCAGCGACAGGGCGTTGGCGGCGGCCTTCTTCTCGCAGTGGGCATGGTCGACGAGCACCTCATTGAAGTGCTCGAGCGCCAGCGGCAGCCAGCGCGGGTCCGTGGGCGAGTGCAGGAAGACAGGGCCCTCTCCGGAGAGGGGTCGGCGGGTGGGGGTCGGGCGGGACATGGACTATTCCAGGAGGACGATGCGCTGGACGCGGCCGGACAGGTAGCCGACCTTGCGCGCGATGCGGGCCAGGCTCTCGTGCTTGTCGTCCAGGCGCAGGATGAGCCGGGGCAGCGAGGACAGCAGGTGGCGGGAGATCTGCCCCAGGCACAGGGTGGCGTGGCCCTTGTTGCGCTCGTGGGGCACCGTGTACAGCCCCTCCAGCTCCGCGCCGTGCTGGGAGCGGCTGCCAATGTCCACCTTGAAGACCAGGGTGCCCTGTTCCTCCAGCACATAGGTGCGCCGGCCCCGGATCCGCTGGGTGACGCGCGCCTCGTAGCCGCTCGGGTCCTCGGCGAGCGGATCCCGCTCCAGGGTCTCCCGCACGGCGCCGAGCGCCAGCGGCATCAGCCGGGGGAGGTCCTCCTCCCGGGCCAGCCGCAGGGTGGGGTTGGTGAAGGGCCCCAGGTCGTCGGCGGAGACGCTGAAGAGGCGCTGGGTGCGCGTCAGCCGCATCTTGCCCGAGCCGCCCAGGTGCTTCACCAGCTCGTCCACCGAGGACTTCTCGCCCAGCGAGGCCTGGAGCCGCACCTGGGAGGGGAGCGCCTTGGCGATGTCACAGATGAAGGTGCACTCGTTCGCCGAGGGCACCACCAGCCCGCCCTCGCCGCCCACGAAGAGCGCGGCGGTGAGGGTCTTGCTGGCGTCGAAGCGGCCGTAGAAGGCGAAGGGGGCCCGCCCCGCCCGGGGAACGATGCCGAACTCCTCGAAGAGACCCAGCAGGTAGACGTTGTGCGGCGGGTCCTTCACCAGGAGCGAGCGCAGGGCGTCCGTGTGCTGGGGGCCGAGCTGTTCAATCGAGAGGGACATGGAGAGGGTGTCGGCCTCCGCCGGCCTGGACCCACCTTATGGGAAAGGGGCCCTCAACGGCCAGCCTCCGGCGCGGGCTCGAAGCGGAACGGGTAGGCCACGGTCACCTGGCCCCCCCTCCGAGGGGGGGGAAATTGGACGTCCAGCAGCGAATCCACGAAGCAGGCCAGGAGCATGGGGTCCTGCAGGGTGGTCTCCACCACCTCGCCGCCCTGGAAGCGGCCCACCGGCCCATCCCCCGCCAGGGTGAACTTCAGCGTCACCGACTGGGGGCCGCGGTAGCGCCCCAGGGTGTCCTCGAAGCACTGGCGCATCAGGGGCACCACCTGCTGGATGGCGCCGCGAAGCGCCTCCCGGTCCACGGGCCCTTCCGAGGCCAGGATCTGGGGCTCGGCCTCCGGAAGGGTGAAGGGGAGGGCCTGGGGCAAGGGGACCTGCCGGGGGGAGGGCTCCGGGGGAGGGGGCCGGTCCGGCGATGCGCGCGGGGGAGGGCGGGCCGAGGGGGGCGCCGCTGGAGCGGGCGAGGGGGCGCTGGAGAGGGGAGGCGGGGAGGCGGGCCGCGTGAGCCAGAGCCCCACGGCACACAGGGCCACGAAGGGGAGGACGACCGTGAGAAAGAGACGGCCCGGCATGGCCCCCACTATGCCACCGGGCCGGTGGGGGGGCCCCGGGTCTTCCCGGCGCCTGCCGGGGGCCTGCTTACTCCTCCTTCAGGGACTCGCGCGCCGCGTTGCGCCCGGCGATGAAGCCGAACGTCATGGCGGGGCCGAGGGTTCCCCCCGCGCCCCAGTAGGCCTGGCCACTGGGCGAGGCGATGCAATTGCCTGCCCCGTAGAGCCCCGGGATGGCCGAGCCATCGGTGCGCAGGACCTGGGCATCCGGCCCGATGGCTGGTCCCCCACAGGTGTCCAGCGTCGCAGCACCCAGCAGCGCGGCGTAATACGGCCCGGTCCGGGACATGGGGTACAGGGTGCGGTTGCCCGTGGTGCTGCGGGAGGGACCTTGCCAGGCCTGCTCCAGGGCCGTCGCGCCCCGGTGGAAGTCCAGGTCCACGCCGGTGGCGGCGAAGGTGTTGAAGCGCTGGAGGGTCTCCTCCAGCCGGGAGACGAAGTCTGGCGCCAGCTTCAGGGAGGGGGGAACGGTGGCGCTCAGGAAGGGCCGCCCCCGGAGCCGCTCCAGGCGCTCCTCGAGGCGCTGGGCCAGCTGCGCGAGCGTCTGGGCCTGAACGACGAGCGGGGACTCCTGCCCGGGCAGGGGAACGACGCCGCGCCAGGGCCAGAAGGTGGGCTCCTGGGCGACGCCCTCGTCCCAGATCATGAACTGCACCAGGTGGGGGTAGTCCTTGCCGCTCCAGTGGAAGTGAGTCTGCGCCCGCTCGTGGTAGGGGGCCTTCTCGTTGGCCACGCGCACGCCCTGCTTGTTCACCACGACGGTGCTGTCCCCATAGGGGAAGAAGACGTGGGCATCGTTCCGGGCCACCTCGCCGCCCCGGGCCGCCGCGTCCTCCAGGGCCACCTGGTAGAAGAAGCCGTTGGCGAGGTTGTCCAGCCGGGCCCCCAGCCGCGAGGCGATGTCGATGAAGGCGCCCCGGCTGGTGGGAACGCTGCCGCTGCCAAAGAGGGGGCCTCGCAGGAAGGCGCGGGCCTTCTGGGAATCATGGGCGAAGCCGCCCGAGGCGAACACCACGGCCTTCCGGGCGCGCACGGCCCGCGAGGTGCCTTCGTGCTCGGCCTCCACGCCCACGACTTCGCCCCGGGCATTGGTGAGCACCCCGGTCACCCGGTGCTGCGTGAGCACGGGGACGTCCTTGCCGCGGAGGTGGGCCAGCATGCCGTCCGCCAGGAAGACGCCGGGCCACTGCATGGACCCAGGGGGCGCGCGGGCGGTCAGCACGCGCCCGTAGGGCGCCAGGTTCTCGGGCAGCTCCGCGTGGTAGTCCGGATCCGAGAGGGGCTGGGGCGAGAAGCCGTAGGAGCCGAGGATGACGGGCTGGAGGGCCCCCAGCTGGGTGAGCCGGTCGATGGCGGGCGCCGCGTTGTCATAGAAGGCCGCGAGCAGCCCGTACTGGAGCGGGGGCAGGCCCAGGAAAGGGGCCTCGGGCGTGTAGAGCGCGGGGTAGGCCGTGCGGGCCATGAGCTGGAGCGCGCCGTCGCGCGGGTCCGCCAGCCCCTGGGCCCGCATGAGCGAGTTGTTGGGAATCCAGAAGGCGCCACCGGAGCGCCGGGTGGTTCCTCCGGGCGTCTCCGCCGCCTCCAGCAGGAGGGCGGAGGCGCCCTGGTCCACCACGGCCGCGGCGGCCGACAGCGCGGCCCCGCCCGAGCCCACGATGACCACGTCCGCTTGAAGATCCCACGTTGGCATGTTCCTGTTTCCCCTGTCCCGGAGCGTCTCTCTGGCCCGTCGGGACATTGTAGAAGCCCAGCGGCCCAGGAGCAGGAGGGGTGATGTCAGGCGCACCAGGCGACGAGCAGCCAGGCTCCGCAGGCCCGGAGACGACCCGGGAGGAGCTGCTCGAGTTCATCACCCAGCTGGCGACCAACGAGCCGCACGTCCGCTGCCGGGTGGGGCAGGGCGCGCTGGCGCCCTTGGCGGAAGCGCTCAATGGGCTGGCGGCCCTGCTGGAGGCCCGCAGGTTGGCCTCGGTGGAGAAGTTCGGCATCGGAGCGCTGGTCGAGCAGTCCCAGAACATGATGATGACCGCCGACACGGAAGAGCGGCTGCGCTTCGTCAACTTCACCATCCCGGGGCTGACCTACGAGCAGGTGGTGGGCCGCAGCGTCTATGACTTCGTGCTGCCCGCGGACCATGAGCGGGTCCGCGCCGTCATCCGCAAGGTGCTGGCGACGGGGGAGTCCGACACGTATGACATCCAGTCCTACGCCGAGACGGGCCCCCAGTGGTACGTGGTGCGGGTGGGGCCCATCCGGGATGGTGACCGCATCGTGGGCTGCACGATGATCACCACGGATGTCTCCAACCTCAAGCGGGCCCAGCAGAAGCTGGAGCAGTCCAACCGGGAGCTGGAGCAATCCAACCAGGAGCTGGAAGGCTTCGCCTCCATCGCGTCGCATGACCTGCAAGAGCCGCTGCGGAAGATTCAATCCTTCGGCGAGCGCCTGGAGACCCTGGCGGGAGAGACCCTGACGCCCGAGGGCCGGGATTACCTGGCCCGCATGCGCAACGCCGCGTCCCGGATGCGCGGGTTGATCAACGACTTGCTGGCCTTCGCGCGGGTGACGTCCCAGGCCCAGCCCTTCGTCCGGGTGGACCTGTCGCGGATCGCCAGCGAGGTGCTGGGAGATCTCGAAGTGGCCATCGAGCAATCGGGCGCGGCCGTCACCGTGGAGCCGCTTCCCACCCTGGAGGCCGATTCCACGCAGATGCGGCAGCTGCTCCAGAACCTGCTGGGCAATGCGCTCAAGTTCCGCCAGGAGGGGACGGCCCCGCGCATCGCGCTCCGCGGCTCGGTGGATGCGGCCACGGGACAGTGCGAGCTGCGGGTGGAGGACAACGGCATCGGCTTCGACGAGAAGTACCTCGACCGCATCTTCAACGTGTTCCAGCGCCTGCACGGACAGGGCAAGTACCCGGGCACCGGCATGGGGCTGGCGATCTGCCGCAAGATCGCGGGCCGGCACGGGGGCTCCCTCACCGCGCGGAGCGCCCCGGGCCAGGGGGCCACGTTCATCGTCACCTTGCCCCTCCAGCACGCCCCCCCGTGATGGCCGCCCCCGGGGGGCGGGAAGGTTCCTTCCCGCCCCCGGGAGCCCGGTTCTCCGCTACGGATAGACTTCCCGGCGGGGGCCCATGGGGGAGATGACGTTCATGCCCGCGTGGATGCGCTGGTGCTTGCTCACGCCCAGCGTGGCGCCCAGCACGGACGAGACGAGCCCCAGCAGGAGCACGGCGAAGAGGCCCCAGAAGACGCGGCCCGTGGTGTCGGCGGCCTTGAGCGCCCCCTGTTGCACCTGCTGCCCCAGCTGGCTCGCCTTGCCCTGGACCTGGGTCCACTGCGCCTCGATGCGGTTGGCGATGTCCTGGGCGTCCGCCTGGGACAGCGAGGTCTGCTGGGCAATGGAGCTCACCAGGGTCTCCCGGTCCAGCCGGCCCTGGCGAAGGGAGGTGTTGAGCACGTCGCGCGTCGCCGCCTGGAGCTGGTTGGCGGTGATGGCGGGCTTGCCGTCCTGCTGGAGCTTCCGGTTGATGGGCGCCAGCGCGTCGTTCATGTCGAGCCCGAGGGAGCCTGCCAGGTCGCCGGCCTCATTGCCTTGCGAGACCGCTCCGGCCACCGCGGCCCCCGTGGCCCCCACCGCGGCCTTGCCCACGTTGAGCACCGTCCCCATCAGCGAGGAGATGAGCATCCCCATGACGATGATGCCCGCCAGCGTCGTGAGGCCCCACAACACCGCGCCATGCAGGGCGCCGCCGGCCTTGTCCATGATGCCCGAGGTGCGGGACGCCACCATGCCTCCCACGAAGAGCGCGATGAGGGGGGCGATCAGGGACCAGATGCCCGTGCCGATGCCCGCCGAGCGCACGCTGCCCGGATCTCCCGGGTCCACCGAGGACAGGCCCAGGGCCAGCCCCAGCGCATAGAGGAGGATCCAGACGCCCAAGGCGACGAAGGTGCCGCCCAGGATGGCACCCCAGCTCAGTTTGAACGGGGCGGTGGGGACCATTTCCACCCGCGACTTCTCCACGATTTCTGCCATGTCAGCCTCGCGTTTGAAGAAAGACACCCATTGCAGGTGAGACACTTCGACTGGAGGCAAAGCTGTTCATCCGGCGAGGATGTGAACATGTATTGGCTACCGCATGGCTCCTCGGATGCATCTGTGAGCGCTTACGGCAAGCCGAGGGCCTCGATGATCGTCTGCTCCCGCGTCAGCACGGGCGTGCGGGGCAAGCGCTCGGGGTGGAAGCGGTGCACCAGCTCGCCCAGCCCCACGGGGCTCCCATCCCCCAGGCCACTCCAGGCCGCGAGCAGACCAAGAACCCGCTCGGCGGCCAGCCCTCGCGTGCGCAGCTCCGCGAGGGCGAAGGCTCCTTCGCGCTTGGCGAGCCGCTTGCCGTCCTCGCCCAGCACCAGCGGGACATGGAAGAACTCCGGGGCGGTGAGCCCCAGCGCCGCGTAGAGCTGGAGCTGCCGGGGCGTGGAGCTGAGCAGGTCCTCTCCGCGCAGCACGTGGGTGATGCCGGTGGCCGCATCGTCCACCACCACCGCGAGCTGGTAGCTGGCCACCCCATCGTTGCGGCGCACCACGAAGTCCCCGATGGCGGTGGCCACATCCTGCATGTACGGCCCCTGCAGTCCGTCCTCGAAGCGCACCTCGCCGGGCTGGGCCCGGAACCGGTACGCGGGGGGACGGGTCCGGGCACGCCCGGTCTGCTCGGCCGGGCTCAGCCGGGCGCAGGTGCCCGGGTAGCGGGGGCCCTCGTCGCTCAAGCCGTGGGGCGCGCTGGCCGCCCGGGCGATCTCCGCCCGCGTGCAGAAGCAGGGGTAGACGAGCTCCTCCCGCTCCAGCCGCTCCAGTGCCGCCCGGTACACGTCATCGCGTGCGCTCTGGAAGAGCGGGGGCTCGTCCCAGTCGAGCCCCAGCCACTCCAGATCTCGCTTCATCTCCTCGACGTACTCGGCGCGGCACCGGGCCCGGTCGAGGTCCTCCACGCGCAGCAGGAAGCGGCCCCCGGCCGCCCGGGCCTGGAGCCAGCCCAGGAGGGCGCTGCGGGCGTTGCCCAGGTGAAGCCGTCCCGTGGGGCTGGGCGCGAACCGGCCTCGGAAGCTCATGGCCGGATGAGGGGCTTGCGAGGGGTGAGGGGCGCGCGGCTGGGGGCGGGCGCCGTGGGGGTTGCTGGGGCGGGGGGCGGCGCTACCTCCGGGTAGGTGACCTGGAGCAGCCGCGTGTCAGGGGCCTCCTGCGCCGCGGGGGCGGTGGGCAGACGGACGGCCTCTCCGGAGGCGGCGCCCTGCGCGGCGAGGGCACCCGTCAGACTTCTCAGGCGGGGGCCCGCGTCCAGCAGCTCCGCATCCAGCGTGACACGTGGCAGCCGGCGCGGGGCACGGGTGTCCGGTGCGAGCACGAAGCTGTCGAGCGCGAGCCCCTCTTCCGTGCGCGACACGGTCCCGAAGACGAGCAGGTCCACGCCCAGGCTTCGCCCGAGCTCCGCCGCCGCGTCCACCGCCGCGGTGTCCAGGCGGTTGCCCGCGAGCGCCGCGGCCAGCACCGCGCTGGGCCCTTCGCCCGGAGGGCGGATGGCGACGGCCGCCTCCTGGCCACTGGAGACCTCGACGAGCCCTCCGGCCACCTCTCCCGAAGGCAGCTCCGCACGCCACAGGTGAAGGCCCGGGGGAACCCCGGCGACGCGAACGGGGGCGCTCTCCAGGCGCTTCCCATCCAGCGTCACCGTGACCCCGGTGGGCGCGGAGGTGAACCGGAGCGAGCCCCGGGGCTGTTCCCGCAGGGCCGCCTGCACCCGGCCCACGGTGTGCGCGAACAGCGGGGAGGTGGCCGCCAGCGGGAGCGCCCGGCCCGGCGCGAGGGCCAGGGCGGACGTCACGGCGCGCGTGGCCTCCTCGTCCTTGCCCTGGGCATAGAGGATCGCGGCCCGCAGGGCATGCGCATCCGCCAGCTCCTGTCCGTGGGGCAGGGAGGCGGCCTGGGTGGTGTAGCCCTCCAGGGCCTGGGCCAGGGCGCTCTCCGCCCCGGCGAAGTCGCGCTGCTGCCTCCGGGCCTCCGCCTCCTTCACCTGGGCCCGCGCCGGGGCGAGCTGGTCCGGGGGCGGCTCCTCCGGGGGCGGGGTAATGAGGCGGAGCCCGCCGGTGCCCCGGAGCTCGGACATCAGCCGTTCCGTGAGCCGGGGGCCTCCCCGGGACGTCAGGTCCCCGGAGAGCGCTTGGAGCGGCACCACGGCCACGCGCCGGGCACTCCCCTGAGCGCCCGCGGTGGCGCCGAGGAGCAGAAGCAGGCAGAGCACGAGCCTCGTCATGGTATGCGCACCCTAGCCTGCCACGCGGTCCGCTTCCGAGAATCCCGATGCGCTTCGTCCACTGCTCAGACGTCCACGTCACCGGTGATTACTTCGCCCTTCCCCTGCGGCGGCTCGGGTGGCGGCGGTGGCTGGCGCTGGCGGAGCTGACGGTGGGAGGCCGGGCCCGCGCCTACCGCCACGCACCGGAGACGCTCGCCCGCATCGCCCAGGAGGCGCGTGAGCACGCCGCGGATCATTTCATCCTCTCGGGGGACCTGACCGCGTATGCGCTCGACAGCGAGTTCCAGGGCGCCCGCGAGGCGCTCGGGGCGTGGGCCGAGGACCGGCGGCGCTGCACCGTCATCCCCGGCAACCACGACGTCTTCACGCCCGGAAGCCACCGGAGCCGCCGCTTCGAGCGCCACTTCGGCCACCTGCTGGAGAGTGACTTGCCCGAGCATCGCCGCGAGGGCGCCTTCCCCTTCGTCCGGTTGGTCGGGGAGGAGGCCGCGGTGGTGGGGCTGCTCTCGGCCCGGGTCCCCTTCGTGCCGGGCATGGCCCAGGGCCGGGTGGGGCCCGCGCAGCTCGAGGGGCTCGCGGCGGTGGTGAAGGATCCCCGGCTGACGGGCCGGGCCGTGCTCGTGGTGGTCCACCACGCCCCCCTCACGCGCGGGGGCCGGGCCGACCATCGGTTTCATGGGCTGCGGGACGCGGAGGCGCTGTGCCGGCTCCTGCCGGGGCCCCGGTACGCCATCCTGCACGGGCACATTCACCACCGCTATCACCACGTGGCCACGGCCGGGCGGCCGCACCTGTTCGGCGCGGGCTCCTCCACCCTCGCGGGCCGCGAGGGCTACTGGGTCATCGACGTGGCCAACGGACAGGTACAGGGGGGGCGGATGCACACGCCGGGCACTCAGGCCTGAAGGTGGGCCCCGGTGTAGCGGCGCACGAAGTGAATCCAGCGGCGCTCGTCCACCTCCACCTGCCACTCGGAGTTGGGCGTCAGCGGCATGCGCGTGCGCAGGAAGGTCTCCAGGTGGTCGGCCGCCTTCACGGGCGTCAGCCCCGGGGCGCGGAATGCGACGCGCAGGGAGACATCCAGCGTGGCCGACACATCCACGCAGGCGCAGATGCGCAGCGGCCCCACCCGGCGCTGGTAGAGCGCGTTCTGGACGGCCCGCGCGGAGGGGTCCTCCGCCTGCCGTTCGAGGGGTAGCCAGTTGTCTGGTGCCAGGACGAAGCCGAGCAAATCACCGCTCGCTTCTTCCACCGTCAAGTTCTCATGGATGGCCAGCATCGCCCCACCTCCTCCGCTGTTGCCACGCGAAGAATGTGCCCACGTGCCAAGTCCATGCAAGAGGCCAGAAAGCACTTTGATCGGGGCTGTCGAACAAAGCTCCCGGCGGGAAGGAGGAGGTGCGCCCGGCTTCCGCTACCACTGAACACCGCCCTGGTTCCGAGGGGATGTGGGCGGGCGTAAGCGGTATGTCACCCCGGCATGTGACGGCGGGGCCGCTCCACCGCCGCCTTGAGCTGGCCGCAGCCCGCGTCGATGTCGATGCCCCGCCGCTGGCGCACCGTGCTGGGCAGTCCGTAGGAGGTGAGCACGTCCTGGAAGGCCCGCACGGCCTCGGGCGCGCTGGGCGCCCCCCCGAAGCCCACCGTGGGGTTGAGTGGGATGACGTTGATGTGGGCCTCCATGCCCTGGAGGAGCTGACCCAGGGTGTGGGCCTGCGCGGGCGTGTCGTTCTTGCCGGCGATGAGGGTCCACTCGAAGAAGATGCGGCGCCCGCGCTTGGCGCTGTAGTAGCGGCACGCCTCCATCAGCTCGCCGAGCGGCCAGCGCTTGCCCACCGGCACCAGCGCGGCGCGCTCCGCGTCGGTGGCGCCATGGAGGCTGACTGCGAGCTGGACCGGCCGGTCCTCGTCCGCGAGCCTGCGGATGCCCGGCACCACGCCCACGGTGCTCAGGGTGATGAAGCGGGGGCCAATGGCCAGCCCCTTGGGGTCCACGAGGATGTCCACCGCCTCCATCGTGGCGTCGTAGTTGTGCAGCGGCTCGCCCATGCCCATGAGGACGATGTTGCGCAGGGACTCGCCCGTCTGCCGCAGGAGGCCCACGGTGTGGAGCACCTGCGCGACGATTTCCCCGGGGCTCAGGTGGCGCGCCAGCCCCATCTGGCCGGTGGCGCAGAAGACGCACCCCATGGCGCACCCGGCCTGGGTGCTGATGCACACGGTGGCGCGCCCCTTGAACCGCATCAACACGGTTTCGATCGTCTGCCCGTCGTGCTGGCGCAGGAGCAGCTTGTGCGTGAAGCCGTCGCGGCTGAAGGCCTCGTGGTGCACGGTGGGGACGCGCAGGCAGGCGCGCTCCTTGAGGCAGGCCACCAGCTCCGGGCGCAACAGCCCATCGAGCTCCTCCAGCGACTTCACCTGCCGCCGGTAGAGGGCTTCCCACAGCGCGTCGCGGTGGAAGGCGCTGTAGCCCCACCGGGCCAGCTGCTGGCCCAGGGCGGCCCGCGGCAAGTCATGGAGGGCAAGAAGGGGGCTGGAGGCGGCGGCGGACATGGCGCCGCCGAGCGATACCACACCGGCGGGCCAGAAGGGCATGGGGGCAGACGAGCGGCCGTCCCCCGGCCGTCCCCAAAGCAGGCGTCCAAGGGAAGCGTGAGAGGGGCAAGCTGCCAGGAAAGGGGGGCATGGCCATGTCTCAGGAATGGGTTTGGCCATCGAACGCGAGGAGTTCAGCCCCGAGGACCACCAGCGCTTCGCCCGGCGGCTGTCCGAATGTCTGGAGGCGCTGCGCACGGTGCTCCGCCGTCCGGGCTTTGGCGAAGGGCCCCGCACCCTCGGGGCCGAACTGGAGATGTTCCTGGTGGACGGGGCGGGCTTTCCGTTGCCCGTGAACCAGCAGGTGCTGGGCAGCACGGAAGACCCCCGGGTGACGCTGGAGATCAACCGCTACAACATCGAGTGCAACCTGCGGCCCACGGCCCTGGCGGGGCGGCCCTTCACGGCGCTGCGCGCGGAGTTCGAGGATGCCGTCGCCGAGGTGCGCCGGGCGGCCGCCATCCAGGGCGCGCGCGTGGCGGTGACGGGCATCCTGCCCACCCTGCGGGAGGCGGACTTCGGTGGCTCGGCACTGACGGACAAGCCCCGCTACCGCGCCCTGTCGGCGGCCCTGCGCCGCCGCAAGGAGGCGCCCTTCAAGGTGTCCATCTCGGGCGAGGAGTCCCTGACGCTCACCTGGGATGACGTGACGCTGGAGGGCGCGAACACCTCGCTGCAATTCCACCTGCGGGTAGCGCCCGCGGAGTTCGCGTGCATGTACAACGCGGCGCAGCTGGCGACGGGGCCCGTGCTGGCGGTGTCCGCCAACTCCCCCCACTTCCTGGGCCGCAAGCTGTGGGACGAGACGCGGGTGGCGCTCTTCCGGCAGGCCCTGGATGACCGGGGGGAGCCCCAGGGCCGCGAGTTCGCCTCGCATGCCCGGGTGACGTTCGGCCACGGCTGGGCGCGCGAGGGCCTCTTCGAGCTGTTCGCGGAGTCGGTGGCGCTGCATGCGCCCCTGCTGCCCGTGCTGGGGCCTCAGTCCCCGCTGGAGAGCGTGGCGCGGGGGCAGGTGCCAGGGCTGGACGAGCTGCGGCTGCACCATGGGACGGTGTGGAACTGGAACCGCGCCATTTACGATCCTCACGACGGCGGGCACCTGCGCATCGAGTTCCGCGCGCTGCCCGCGGGCCCCTCGGTGGTGGACATGGTGGCCAACGGCGCGCTGCTGCTGGGGCTGACG includes the following:
- a CDS encoding AgmX/PglI C-terminal domain-containing protein, translating into MPGRLFLTVVLPFVALCAVGLWLTRPASPPPLSSAPSPAPAAPPSARPPPRASPDRPPPPEPSPRQVPLPQALPFTLPEAEPQILASEGPVDREALRGAIQQVVPLMRQCFEDTLGRYRGPQSVTLKFTLAGDGPVGRFQGGEVVETTLQDPMLLACFVDSLLDVQFPPPRRGGQVTVAYPFRFEPAPEAGR
- a CDS encoding metallophosphoesterase family protein; protein product: MRFVHCSDVHVTGDYFALPLRRLGWRRWLALAELTVGGRARAYRHAPETLARIAQEAREHAADHFILSGDLTAYALDSEFQGAREALGAWAEDRRRCTVIPGNHDVFTPGSHRSRRFERHFGHLLESDLPEHRREGAFPFVRLVGEEAAVVGLLSARVPFVPGMAQGRVGPAQLEGLAAVVKDPRLTGRAVLVVVHHAPLTRGGRADHRFHGLRDAEALCRLLPGPRYAILHGHIHHRYHHVATAGRPHLFGAGSSTLAGREGYWVIDVANGQVQGGRMHTPGTQA
- a CDS encoding PEGA domain-containing protein; this encodes MTRLVLCLLLLLGATAGAQGSARRVAVVPLQALSGDLTSRGGPRLTERLMSELRGTGGLRLITPPPEEPPPDQLAPARAQVKEAEARRQQRDFAGAESALAQALEGYTTQAASLPHGQELADAHALRAAILYAQGKDEEATRAVTSALALAPGRALPLAATSPLFAHTVGRVQAALREQPRGSLRFTSAPTGVTVTLDGKRLESAPVRVAGVPPGLHLWRAELPSGEVAGGLVEVSSGQEAAVAIRPPGEGPSAVLAAALAGNRLDTAAVDAAAELGRSLGVDLLVFGTVSRTEEGLALDSFVLAPDTRAPRRLPRVTLDAELLDAGPRLRSLTGALAAQGAASGEAVRLPTAPAAQEAPDTRLLQVTYPEVAPPPAPATPTAPAPSRAPLTPRKPLIRP
- a CDS encoding FAD-dependent oxidoreductase, encoding MPTWDLQADVVIVGSGGAALSAAAAVVDQGASALLLEAAETPGGTTRRSGGAFWIPNNSLMRAQGLADPRDGALQLMARTAYPALYTPEAPFLGLPPLQYGLLAAFYDNAAPAIDRLTQLGALQPVILGSYGFSPQPLSDPDYHAELPENLAPYGRVLTARAPPGSMQWPGVFLADGMLAHLRGKDVPVLTQHRVTGVLTNARGEVVGVEAEHEGTSRAVRARKAVVFASGGFAHDSQKARAFLRGPLFGSGSVPTSRGAFIDIASRLGARLDNLANGFFYQVALEDAAARGGEVARNDAHVFFPYGDSTVVVNKQGVRVANEKAPYHERAQTHFHWSGKDYPHLVQFMIWDEGVAQEPTFWPWRGVVPLPGQESPLVVQAQTLAQLAQRLEERLERLRGRPFLSATVPPSLKLAPDFVSRLEETLQRFNTFAATGVDLDFHRGATALEQAWQGPSRSTTGNRTLYPMSRTGPYYAALLGAATLDTCGGPAIGPDAQVLRTDGSAIPGLYGAGNCIASPSGQAYWGAGGTLGPAMTFGFIAGRNAARESLKEE
- the gluQRS gene encoding tRNA glutamyl-Q(34) synthetase GluQRS, whose amino-acid sequence is MSFRGRFAPSPTGRLHLGNARSALLGWLQARAAGGRFLLRVEDLDRARCRAEYVEEMKRDLEWLGLDWDEPPLFQSARDDVYRAALERLEREELVYPCFCTRAEIARAASAPHGLSDEGPRYPGTCARLSPAEQTGRARTRPPAYRFRAQPGEVRFEDGLQGPYMQDVATAIGDFVVRRNDGVASYQLAVVVDDAATGITHVLRGEDLLSSTPRQLQLYAALGLTAPEFFHVPLVLGEDGKRLAKREGAFALAELRTRGLAAERVLGLLAAWSGLGDGSPVGLGELVHRFHPERLPRTPVLTREQTIIEALGLP
- a CDS encoding DUF4081 domain-containing protein, yielding MSLSIEQLGPQHTDALRSLLVKDPPHNVYLLGLFEEFGIVPRAGRAPFAFYGRFDASKTLTAALFVGGEGGLVVPSANECTFICDIAKALPSQVRLQASLGEKSSVDELVKHLGGSGKMRLTRTQRLFSVSADDLGPFTNPTLRLAREEDLPRLMPLALGAVRETLERDPLAEDPSGYEARVTQRIRGRRTYVLEEQGTLVFKVDIGSRSQHGAELEGLYTVPHERNKGHATLCLGQISRHLLSSLPRLILRLDDKHESLARIARKVGYLSGRVQRIVLLE
- a CDS encoding sensor histidine kinase is translated as MSGAPGDEQPGSAGPETTREELLEFITQLATNEPHVRCRVGQGALAPLAEALNGLAALLEARRLASVEKFGIGALVEQSQNMMMTADTEERLRFVNFTIPGLTYEQVVGRSVYDFVLPADHERVRAVIRKVLATGESDTYDIQSYAETGPQWYVVRVGPIRDGDRIVGCTMITTDVSNLKRAQQKLEQSNRELEQSNQELEGFASIASHDLQEPLRKIQSFGERLETLAGETLTPEGRDYLARMRNAASRMRGLINDLLAFARVTSQAQPFVRVDLSRIASEVLGDLEVAIEQSGAAVTVEPLPTLEADSTQMRQLLQNLLGNALKFRQEGTAPRIALRGSVDAATGQCELRVEDNGIGFDEKYLDRIFNVFQRLHGQGKYPGTGMGLAICRKIAGRHGGSLTARSAPGQGATFIVTLPLQHAPP
- a CDS encoding tRNA-(ms[2]io[6]A)-hydroxylase translates to MSRPTPTRRPLSGEGPVFLHSPTDPRWLPLALEHFNEVLVDHAHCEKKAAANALSLLQAYPDLPGLPAQMARLAREESAHLARVLDLMAARGLTLNRDGGDPYAQGLQKLIRTPSPERRVDRLLVAAIIEARSCERLSLLAEGLEDPALRRFYGELAQSEDGHQSLFYRLAVTASGDEAAVKERLEALLAGEAQVVAAVGLRAAIH
- the rlmN gene encoding 23S rRNA (adenine(2503)-C(2))-methyltransferase RlmN, which encodes MSAAASSPLLALHDLPRAALGQQLARWGYSAFHRDALWEALYRRQVKSLEELDGLLRPELVACLKERACLRVPTVHHEAFSRDGFTHKLLLRQHDGQTIETVLMRFKGRATVCISTQAGCAMGCVFCATGQMGLARHLSPGEIVAQVLHTVGLLRQTGESLRNIVLMGMGEPLHNYDATMEAVDILVDPKGLAIGPRFITLSTVGVVPGIRRLADEDRPVQLAVSLHGATDAERAALVPVGKRWPLGELMEACRYYSAKRGRRIFFEWTLIAGKNDTPAQAHTLGQLLQGMEAHINVIPLNPTVGFGGAPSAPEAVRAFQDVLTSYGLPSTVRQRRGIDIDAGCGQLKAAVERPRRHMPG